Proteins encoded together in one Gemmatimonas sp. window:
- a CDS encoding histone deacetylase translates to MLHLWSSSKYAIELPDGHRFPMSKYQLLREGVLSEGLVPPERLHDPQRVSVDDLLLVHTREYVDHITNGTLPAAEQRRIGLPWSESFVERAYRVVQGTCEAAESALRHGVAMNLAGGTHHAFPDRGEGFCTFNDVAVAIRRLQRDGRVRRVAIIDLDVHQGNGTHGCFAGDAQVYTFSMHGAKNFPFHKVPGTRDVELDDGTGDAEYLTQLETHLPAVLRDARPDLVVYLAGADPHEGDKLGRLKLTFEGLYRRDGFVLNMCREIGVPVCATMSGGYGRDVRDTVQVHLNTVRVLQSFAGR, encoded by the coding sequence ATGCTCCACCTCTGGTCGTCATCCAAGTACGCCATCGAGCTCCCTGACGGGCATCGGTTTCCGATGTCCAAGTATCAGCTATTGCGGGAGGGCGTACTGAGCGAGGGACTCGTGCCACCCGAGCGGCTGCACGACCCGCAGCGGGTTAGCGTGGACGATCTGTTGCTGGTGCACACACGCGAGTACGTGGATCACATCACCAACGGCACGCTGCCGGCGGCGGAGCAGCGGCGGATCGGGTTGCCGTGGTCGGAGAGTTTCGTGGAGCGCGCGTACCGGGTGGTGCAGGGGACGTGCGAGGCGGCCGAGTCGGCGTTGCGGCACGGCGTGGCGATGAACCTGGCGGGCGGTACACACCACGCGTTCCCGGATCGCGGCGAAGGGTTCTGTACCTTCAACGACGTGGCGGTGGCGATCCGCCGGCTGCAGCGCGACGGGCGTGTCCGTCGCGTGGCCATCATCGATCTCGATGTGCATCAGGGGAACGGCACGCATGGCTGCTTTGCCGGCGACGCGCAGGTGTACACGTTCAGCATGCACGGCGCCAAGAACTTTCCGTTCCACAAGGTGCCGGGCACGCGCGATGTCGAACTCGACGACGGCACCGGCGATGCGGAGTATCTCACGCAACTCGAGACGCATCTGCCCGCGGTGCTGCGCGACGCGCGCCCCGACCTGGTGGTGTATCTGGCCGGCGCCGATCCGCATGAAGGCGACAAGCTGGGGCGCCTCAAGCTGACCTTCGAGGGGCTGTACCGCCGCGACGGCTTCGTGCTGAATATGTGCCGGGAGATCGGGGTGCCGGTGTGTGCCACCATGTCCGGCGGGTATGGCCGGGACGTGCGGGACACGGTGCAGGTGCACCTGAATACGGTGCGGGTGCTGCAGAGCTTCGCCGGGCGCTAA